From the Kribbella sp. CA-293567 genome, the window TCGGGGCGAAGGGTTCTGGGGTCCAGGGCACCGAGCATGCTGCGGACGTGGGCGCTCGGCAGGATCACCGCCGTCAAGGTGCGAGGCGGCTCCCAGTCGGCCCGGCTTGCCCGGCTGACCAGCTGATCGGGCGGATCGCCGCGCAGGAGGCCCAGGCTCAGCTCCTGGAGATAGCGCTCTCTGACCCGGCCGGTGGTCGCCAGTTCGTCGGTGTGGCCGGAGACGCTGGCCGCGGACAGTTCGTCGATGTAGGCGAAGACCAGTTCGGCGAACCTGGCCAGGGTGTCGGCGGAGAGGCCTGCTTCCACCGCCGTCCGGGACAGTTCGCGCCACGACACCCGCGCCCCCACCCGGTACGCCGCGAGCAGGGCGTCCATCGCGCGGCCGCTGCGGGCCTCGCCCCGGCCGAGCACGTAGGCCCCTTCGAGCGCGGGGGCGAGCGGAGTACCGGGATCGCCGCTGCTGGCCAGCCGGAGGAAACCGCCCAGGGCGAGCTGGACCGCGCCGGCGATCTTGGCGCCCATCGGGCCGGCCAGCGCGTTGGTGTAGCCGGGGACTTCGACGATGATGGCGGTCACGGTGAGCCCGGCGATCTCCGGCAGCCGGGAGCGGAGCAGCTCGACCGCCTGGTCGCCCAGCTCGAGTTCGGCGGCGCCACGGGCCGTCCGGCTCGCGTGCTGGACCAGCTCCTCGGACATTTTTTGTTTCCTCCGAACAAGATCGCCGAACAGATTCACCGCTGACGGTCATGAAACTACACCTCGCGTCGAGGATGCTGGAAGACATGACCACGTTTGCGTCCGACGCCCAAGCCCCGGGCAACCTCCGGGGCCGGCTGCGTGACCGGCTGTGGCGGGTCGCGGCCGCCGCCACTCATCCGCTCGAGCCCGCCGACTATCTCGACATGTTCCGGCCACTGCGCGCCGGCGCGGACCTCCGCGCCCGGGTGGTCGAGGTCCGTCCCGAGACCGCTGACGCGGTGACCGTCGTACTGCGGCCCGGCGCTGCCTGGCGCGGGCACCAGCCGGGCCAGTACGTCCGGATCGGCCTCGAGGTCGACGGCATCCGGCTGTGGCGCTCCTACTCTCTGACGTCCGCTCCGGGCAGCGAACTGCTGACCATCACGGCCAAGGCTGTCCCGGACGGCCTGGTCAGCGCTCATCTCGCGCAGGAGCTGCGTCCCGGCCAGCTGGTGCATCTCGACCAGGCGGTCGGCGACTTCGTGCTACCGGCGCAGGCGCCGCGCAAGGTCCTGTTCGTCACCGGCGGCAGCGGCATCACGCCCGTGATGGGGATGCTGCGCTCCGGCCTCGACCGGCTCGGCGATGTGGTGCTGGTGCACTCCGCGGCCTGTGCCGACGACGTGATCTTCGGAGCCGAGCTGCGGGAGTTCGCCGATGACGGCCGGCTCCGGCTGGTCGAGCAGCACACCGACACCGACGGCCGGCTCGACGTGGCCGCGCTCGCGGACGTCGTACCGGATCTGGCGGAGCGGGAGACCTGGGCCTGCGGGCCCGCCGGTCTGCTGGACGCGCTGGAGGAGCAGTGGGCGACGCTCGAACTGAGTGAGCTGCACACCGAACGATTCCGGACCGCGCTCGCCGAGCCCGGTGAGGGCGGCACTGTCACCTTCAGCGGCACCGGGACGGTGGTCGAGCTCGACGGCACGACGCCGATCCTGGACGCGGGGGAGCAGAACGGCGTGCTGATGCCGTCCGGCTGCCGGATGGGGATCTGCTTCTCCTGTGTCCTTCCGCTGAACTCGGGCTCGGTCCGCGATCTCCGCTCCGGCGAGGTCACCACCGCGGCGCCCGGCGACGGCGTACTCGTCCAGACCTGCATCTCGGCCGCGGCCGGCGCGTGCGACATCGATTGTTGAGGAAGAAGAGCTGATGACCGTTCTGCAGAAGAAGGCCGACAACCCGATCGCCCACCTCAGCGCCGACGACATCGAGGAGATCGGCCGGCGTCTCGACGCGATCCGGGCCGAGGTGATCGCCGCCCGCGGCGCGTCCGACGCGGCGTACATCCGCAAGGTGATCAGCGTCCAGCGCAAGCTGGAGCTGGGCAGCCGGGCCGTGCTGCTGGCGTCGCTGTTCCCGCCGGCCTGGATCGTCGGCACGGCCGGCCTGTCGGTGGCCAAGATCCTGGAGAACATGGAGATCGGCCACAACGTCATGCACGGCCAGTGGGACTGGATGCGGGACCCGAAGATCCACTCCACCCAGTGGGAGTGGGACCACGTCTCGCCGTCGGAGCAGTGGAAGCACTCGCACAACGAGCTGCACCACACCTACACCAACGTGGTCGGCAAGGACAACGACCTCGGCTACGGCATCATGCGCGTCGACGAGGACCAGAAGTGGTACCCGGCCTACCTGGCCCAGCCGCTGTGGAACTTCGTCAACGCCTGCTTCTTCGAGTACGGCATCGCCGCCTACGACCTGGAGCTGGGCAAGAACCTGGCGACCAAGCAGCGCCGGCAGGACCCCGCCTTCAAGGCCCGCACCAAAGAGGTGTTCAAGAAGATCCGGGGCCAGATGAAGAAGGACTACGTCGTCCACCCGCTGCTGTCCGGCCCGTCGGCGCTGCACACGCTGGCCGCCAACTTCACCGCGAACGTCGTACGCAACCTGTGGTCGCACTCGGTGATCATGTGCGGGCACTTCCCCGAGGGCGTCGAGACGTTCGAGAAGAAGTCGATCGAGGGCGAGACCCGGGGCGAGTGGTACCTGCGGCAGATGCTCGGCTCGGCCAACATCTCCGGCGGCCGCGCGATGCACATCATGACCGGGAACCTGTCGTACCAGATCGAGCACCACCTGTTCCCGGACCTGCCGAGCAACCGGTACCAGGAGATCGCGCCGAAGGTGCAGCAGCTGTTCCGCGACTACAACCTCAAGTACACCACCGGCCCGCTGCCCAAGCAGGTCGCGTCGGCCTGGTCGAAGGTCATCCGGCTCTCGCTGCCCAACGACTTCGCGGCCAAGCTGGGCGCCGCAGCCCGGCTCAACCTGCGGCGCGGCGCCGGTGCCGAGCTGACTGCCTGATCGGGCATTGTTTCGCTCTGTAAGCATTTCGTGACCGGGATGACCTCGCCGACCCCTTAACCTGGGAGCATGCGTTCAGGCGGGGGCTTACGCACCGGCGTTCAGGCGATGATCAAGTTCATCGGCGTGAGCGTGCTGGCCGGCGCGCTCGCCGCCGGGCTGGCGATCCCGTTCGCGGGATTCATCGGCAGCAGCAGTGCCGGCGTGGCCGGGTCGGTGCAGAACCTGCCGATGGAGCTGGAGCCCGAGACGCCGGCCGTTCGCAGCCGGATCCTCGCTGCCGACGGCAGCCTGATCGCCACCGTCTACGAGCAGAACCGCATCCCGGTGAAGCTCAGCCAGATCAGCCCGATCATGCGCCAGGCCATCATCGCGATCGAGGACTCCCGGTTCTACGAGCACGGCGCGCTCGACGCGAAGGGCACGCTGCGGGCGATGGTCCGCAACCAGTCCGAGGGCGAGGTCCAGCAGGGCGGGTCGAGCATCACCCAGCAGTTCGTCAAGCTCACGCTGCTGGAGAAGGCCAAGACCGACGAGCAGCGGCGGCTCGCGACAGCGGTCACCTACCAGCGCAAGGTGGCCGAGCTGCGCTACGCGATCGGGATCGAGAGCCAGTACTCCAAGGACGAGATCCTCGAGCGGTATCTCAACCTGGTCAACTTCGGCGACGGCGCGTACGGCGTACAGACGGCGGCGCAGCACTACTTCCGGGTACCGGCCAAGGATCTCGACCTGGCTCAGTCCGCGCTGCTGGCCGGACTGGTGAAGAACCCGACCGGCTACGACCCGACCAACGATCTCAAACGCTCGAAGGAGCGCCGTGACGTGGTGCTGCGGCGGATGGCCGAGCTCGGCGTCGTCAGCCAGGCGCAGGCCGCGGCCGAGATCAAGAAGCCGATCGACCTGAGCCGGATGCGGAAGGTCCCGAACGGCTGCGCGAACTCGCCGTACCCGTTCTACTGCGAGTACGTCGTCTCGAAGCTGCTGGACAACCCCGCGCTCGGGCCGACGCCCAAGGAGCGTGACCACAAGCTGAAGACCGGTGGGATCACCGTCCGGACCTCGCTGGTGCCGAAGCTGCAGGCCGCCGCGCAGGCCTCGATCAACGCGCACACCAAGCGCACCGACACCGCCATCGCGGCGGTCACGATCATCGAGCCGGGCACCGGTCTGGTGAAGGCGATGGTGCAGAGCCGGCCGTACGGCAACGGCCGCTACCAGACGGCGTACAACTACAACGTCGAGAAGTCGTACGCCGGTGGCTACGGCGGCTTCCAGAACGGCTCGACGATGAAGGCGTTCACGGTCGCGGCGGCGCTGCAGCGGGGCCTGCCGATGAGCTACCGGATCGACTCGCCGGCCCAGATCGACCTGAGCGGGAAGAAGTTCCGGACCTGCAAGGGCGTCACCGAGGACCCGGACTACAAGCCGAAGAACTCCACCAAGAGCGGCGACCTGACGATGGTCGAGGCGGCGCGCGCCTCCACCAACACCTACTTCCTGCAGCTGTCCCAGCGCACCGGCCTGTGCGCGCCGGCGACGATCGCGGCCAAGCTGGGGATGTACAACGCGCAGACCCGCGGCCCGCTGAACCAGGTGGTGTCCTTCACGCTCGGCGTCGACTACACCACACCGCTGATGCTCGCCAACGCCTACGCGACCTTCGCGGCCCGCGGCAACTTCTGCACCCCGCACCTGGTCACCTCGATCGTCGACAAGACCGGGCGGCCGATCGCGACGCCGGGACGTAGTTGCCGGCAGGCCATCGCCAAGGAGGTGGCCGACGGCGTGAACCGGGTGCTGGGCGCGGTGATGGAGCCGGGCGGCACCGGTGGCCGGCTGAACTTCGGCCGGTACGACCTGGCCGGCAAGACCGGCACGATCCAGGAGAACCGCGCCGTCTGGTACGCCGGTTACGCGCCCAACCTGGCCGCCGCCGCGGTGGTCGCCGACGCCACCCTCGAGTACACGAACCTGATGTACGGCCACACCCTCAACGGCCGGGACATCTCGGACCCCACCGGCTCCGGTACGGCGGGCCCGCTGTGGAAGACCGCCATGCAGGGTGCCCTCAAGGGCCTGCCGGTCCGCCGCTTCGTCGCGCCGCCCGACCGGATGGTGAACGGCACGAAGGCACAGCAGGAAGCCCAGAAGAAGCTCGACGCGCAGAAGAAGCTCGCCGCGAAGAAGCCGCCGGTACCCCCGGTGCCGCCGACGGTGCCCTGACCTCGACGAAGGCCGTGACCTGCAACGAACGGGGCCGGCCGAGCGTCCAACGCCTGAGGTGATCATCATGCGAGGCGTAACCGCGCTCACGGCCGTTGCCGTGCTGATACTGACCGGTGCCTGTGGCACTTCGCCCACCCCCTCCAGTCAGGAGCCCACCGTGACCTCCGAGACTCCCGCTTCACCACCGAGCAGCCCGACGCCGGCGCCCGAGTCCGAGGTGGTCGCGCAAGCCAGGGCCGACCTGGCGAACCGGCTGGGGATCGAGCCCGCGCAGGTGACGGTGGTCAGCTCGGCCGAGATCACCTGGCCCGACGGCAGCCTGGGTTGCCCGAAGCCGGGGATGAGCTACACCCAGGCGCTGATCGAGGGCACCCAGACCGTGCTCGAGGCAGGCGGGACGCGCTACGCCTACCACTCCGGCGGCGGCAGGCAGCCGTTCCTCTGCACGTCCTGACCAGCTGATTCGGGCCGACCGGTTACGGTGAGAAGGACGGGATCACCGACCGGAAGGCTTGTGATGTTGGGATTGCCAGGGCAGGTGAAGGTCTGCCTGTTCGATCTCGATGGAGTGCTGACCGACACCGCGGCGGTACACGCGGCGGCGTGGAAGGAGATGTTCGACGAGTTCCTCCGGGCCCACGCGGCGGCGACGGGCACCGTGTTCGTGCCGTTCGACCGGCACGCGGAGTACGACGCGCACGTCGACGGGAAACCCCGGCCCGACGGGGTTCGCGACTTCCTGCTCTCGCGCGGGATCACGCTGCCCGAGGGGCATCCGGACGACCCACCTGGTCTCCAAACGGTCAACGGTCTGGGCAACCAGAAGAACGTCGCCGTACTGCGCCGCATCCGCGACGACGGCGTCCGCGTCTTCGAAGGCTCCCGGCGCTATCTGCAAGCAGCCAAGGCAGCCGGTCTCCGCCGGGTCGTCGTGTCGTCCAGCGCGAACACCGGTGAGGTGCTGGAGGTCACCGGCCTGGCGGCGCTGGTCGAGCACCGGATCGACGGAGTGACGATCCGCGCGACCGGCCTGCGCGGCAAACCCGCTCCCGACACCTTCCTGGCCGGGGCCAAGTGGTGCGGAGTGGAGCCGTCCGAGGCGGTCGTCTTCGAGGACGCGCTGGCCGGCGTACAGGCGGGCCGGGCCGGTGCT encodes:
- a CDS encoding HAD family hydrolase, giving the protein MLGLPGQVKVCLFDLDGVLTDTAAVHAAAWKEMFDEFLRAHAAATGTVFVPFDRHAEYDAHVDGKPRPDGVRDFLLSRGITLPEGHPDDPPGLQTVNGLGNQKNVAVLRRIRDDGVRVFEGSRRYLQAAKAAGLRRVVVSSSANTGEVLEVTGLAALVEHRIDGVTIRATGLRGKPAPDTFLAGAKWCGVEPSEAVVFEDALAGVQAGRAGAFGYVVGVDRVGQAEQLKLQGADIVVTDLADLIDQEGPRG
- a CDS encoding fatty acid desaturase family protein, whose protein sequence is MTVLQKKADNPIAHLSADDIEEIGRRLDAIRAEVIAARGASDAAYIRKVISVQRKLELGSRAVLLASLFPPAWIVGTAGLSVAKILENMEIGHNVMHGQWDWMRDPKIHSTQWEWDHVSPSEQWKHSHNELHHTYTNVVGKDNDLGYGIMRVDEDQKWYPAYLAQPLWNFVNACFFEYGIAAYDLELGKNLATKQRRQDPAFKARTKEVFKKIRGQMKKDYVVHPLLSGPSALHTLAANFTANVVRNLWSHSVIMCGHFPEGVETFEKKSIEGETRGEWYLRQMLGSANISGGRAMHIMTGNLSYQIEHHLFPDLPSNRYQEIAPKVQQLFRDYNLKYTTGPLPKQVASAWSKVIRLSLPNDFAAKLGAAARLNLRRGAGAELTA
- a CDS encoding ferredoxin reductase encodes the protein MTTFASDAQAPGNLRGRLRDRLWRVAAAATHPLEPADYLDMFRPLRAGADLRARVVEVRPETADAVTVVLRPGAAWRGHQPGQYVRIGLEVDGIRLWRSYSLTSAPGSELLTITAKAVPDGLVSAHLAQELRPGQLVHLDQAVGDFVLPAQAPRKVLFVTGGSGITPVMGMLRSGLDRLGDVVLVHSAACADDVIFGAELREFADDGRLRLVEQHTDTDGRLDVAALADVVPDLAERETWACGPAGLLDALEEQWATLELSELHTERFRTALAEPGEGGTVTFSGTGTVVELDGTTPILDAGEQNGVLMPSGCRMGICFSCVLPLNSGSVRDLRSGEVTTAAPGDGVLVQTCISAAAGACDIDC
- a CDS encoding transglycosylase domain-containing protein, whose protein sequence is MRSGGGLRTGVQAMIKFIGVSVLAGALAAGLAIPFAGFIGSSSAGVAGSVQNLPMELEPETPAVRSRILAADGSLIATVYEQNRIPVKLSQISPIMRQAIIAIEDSRFYEHGALDAKGTLRAMVRNQSEGEVQQGGSSITQQFVKLTLLEKAKTDEQRRLATAVTYQRKVAELRYAIGIESQYSKDEILERYLNLVNFGDGAYGVQTAAQHYFRVPAKDLDLAQSALLAGLVKNPTGYDPTNDLKRSKERRDVVLRRMAELGVVSQAQAAAEIKKPIDLSRMRKVPNGCANSPYPFYCEYVVSKLLDNPALGPTPKERDHKLKTGGITVRTSLVPKLQAAAQASINAHTKRTDTAIAAVTIIEPGTGLVKAMVQSRPYGNGRYQTAYNYNVEKSYAGGYGGFQNGSTMKAFTVAAALQRGLPMSYRIDSPAQIDLSGKKFRTCKGVTEDPDYKPKNSTKSGDLTMVEAARASTNTYFLQLSQRTGLCAPATIAAKLGMYNAQTRGPLNQVVSFTLGVDYTTPLMLANAYATFAARGNFCTPHLVTSIVDKTGRPIATPGRSCRQAIAKEVADGVNRVLGAVMEPGGTGGRLNFGRYDLAGKTGTIQENRAVWYAGYAPNLAAAAVVADATLEYTNLMYGHTLNGRDISDPTGSGTAGPLWKTAMQGALKGLPVRRFVAPPDRMVNGTKAQQEAQKKLDAQKKLAAKKPPVPPVPPTVP
- a CDS encoding PucR family transcriptional regulator, producing the protein MSEELVQHASRTARGAAELELGDQAVELLRSRLPEIAGLTVTAIIVEVPGYTNALAGPMGAKIAGAVQLALGGFLRLASSGDPGTPLAPALEGAYVLGRGEARSGRAMDALLAAYRVGARVSWRELSRTAVEAGLSADTLARFAELVFAYIDELSAASVSGHTDELATTGRVRERYLQELSLGLLRGDPPDQLVSRASRADWEPPRTLTAVILPSAHVRSMLGALDPRTLRPETDLEELTGEVIGADTSEVAVLLVPDAEGSRRSVLLRNLRGYQAWVGPPQPWTTVRTSYQRALRARQLGLTAEPDAPVDTERHLTTFVVTSDAAALDDLRRQVLAPFETLRPGTAERLEETLREWLLHLGRRDEVAAALHVHPQTVRYRMGQIRDLYGGRLEDPQTVLDLTIALAVPHPTRSAADRRAGGE